The following coding sequences lie in one Xanthomonas hortorum pv. pelargonii genomic window:
- the miaA gene encoding tRNA (adenosine(37)-N6)-dimethylallyltransferase MiaA, producing the protein MPADRRPLAIALMGPTASGKTALALEAAQRWNGEIVSVDSALVYRGLEIGAAKPDAAMRAAVPHHLLDLRDPWQIYSAAEFASDARQAIDQIVARGKLPILAGGTGLYFRALLEGLSQLPEADPQVRLTIAAEAEQLGWAALHTQLAQVDPFAAARIHSTDPQRIQRALEVYRISGRPISYWQALPPGPRLPVRVLKVVLAPRERAVLHARIEQRLDAMLAQGFLAEVERLRALPPLRAVAAPLDLPAIRAVGYRQAWEYLDGAGSLAQFRGKAIHATRQLAKRQLTWLRGELDARWFDPERDRDQLEAALVGFLAHRPAVPQASGV; encoded by the coding sequence ATGCCGGCCGACCGACGCCCGCTCGCGATCGCGTTGATGGGCCCGACCGCCAGCGGCAAGACCGCGTTGGCATTGGAAGCGGCGCAGCGCTGGAATGGCGAGATCGTCAGCGTCGATTCGGCACTGGTGTATCGCGGGCTGGAGATCGGCGCGGCCAAGCCGGATGCCGCCATGCGTGCAGCCGTGCCGCATCATCTGCTCGATCTGCGCGATCCCTGGCAGATCTATTCGGCGGCGGAGTTCGCCAGCGATGCACGGCAGGCGATCGATCAGATCGTAGCGCGCGGCAAGCTGCCGATTCTCGCCGGCGGCACCGGACTGTACTTTCGCGCCTTGCTGGAAGGGCTGTCGCAGCTGCCCGAAGCCGATCCGCAGGTTCGCTTGACGATCGCAGCCGAAGCCGAACAACTCGGTTGGGCCGCGCTGCATACACAACTGGCGCAGGTCGATCCGTTCGCTGCTGCGCGGATCCACAGCACCGACCCGCAGCGTATCCAGCGGGCGTTGGAGGTCTACCGCATCAGCGGGCGGCCGATCAGCTATTGGCAGGCGCTACCGCCAGGCCCGCGCCTGCCGGTGCGGGTGTTGAAGGTGGTGCTGGCGCCGCGCGAGCGCGCCGTGCTGCATGCGCGGATCGAACAGCGACTGGACGCCATGCTGGCGCAGGGTTTTCTGGCAGAAGTGGAGCGTCTGCGCGCGCTGCCGCCACTGCGCGCGGTTGCCGCGCCGCTGGATCTGCCTGCGATCCGCGCGGTCGGTTATCGCCAGGCCTGGGAGTATCTGGATGGCGCCGGTAGCCTGGCGCAGTTCCGCGGAAAAGCCATCCATGCGACGCGTCAACTGGCCAAGCGGCAACTCACCTGGCTGCGTGGCGAGCTCGACGCGCGCTGGTTCGATCCGGAGCGTGACCGCGATCAATTGGAAGCTGCACTTGTCGGCTTCCTCGCTCATCGTCCCGCTGTGCCGCAGGCTTCAGGCGTGTAA
- the hfq gene encoding RNA chaperone Hfq gives MAKGQSLQDPFLNALRRERVPVSVYLVNGIKLQGTIESFDQFVVLLRNTVSQMVYKHAISTVVPARNVRVGPGGGYVQPNEGNQAEDDDVEQ, from the coding sequence ATGGCTAAGGGGCAATCTTTACAGGATCCATTCCTCAACGCGCTGCGGCGCGAGCGGGTGCCGGTCTCTGTGTATCTGGTCAACGGCATCAAGCTGCAGGGCACGATCGAGTCGTTCGACCAGTTCGTGGTGCTACTGCGCAACACCGTGAGTCAGATGGTTTACAAGCACGCCATCTCCACGGTTGTGCCGGCGCGCAATGTGCGCGTGGGACCGGGTGGTGGTTATGTGCAACCCAATGAAGGCAACCAGGCGGAAGATGACGACGTCGAGCAGTAA
- the hflX gene encoding ribosome rescue GTPase HflX, whose amino-acid sequence MFDRSRKGEHALLIQTHSGGPAEEDVLEEFADLAKSAGATIAATLTARIDKPSPSTLIGSGKLEEVKAAAEATGADLVLVNHTLSPGQERNLERYLERRVIDRTGLILDIFAQRARSHEGKLQVELAQLRHMATRLVRGWTHLERQRGGAIGLRGPGETQLETDRRLLQKRVEQLQQRLEKVEVQRTQMRRARMRSELPRIALVGYTNAGKSTLFNALTGAEAYVADQLFATLDPTVRRIALPGGSAILADTVGFVRDLPHQLVAAFRSTLSEARDADLLLHIVDAADPLREERIRQVDEVLHAVGAGDLPQLLVFNKIDKIEGAQVRHDAQDGIPDQARRERVWVSARDGRGLEELQHALGQRLDLRHLTGQLRLPPSAGRLRSKLHQLEVVRNEQSDEDGWLLDVDLPMVEAERLAASEDGAPLRAMLPDRREDWES is encoded by the coding sequence GTGTTTGATCGCTCACGTAAGGGTGAACATGCGCTGTTGATTCAGACCCACTCCGGTGGGCCTGCCGAAGAGGATGTGCTGGAGGAGTTCGCCGACCTTGCAAAGTCGGCGGGCGCCACGATCGCGGCCACGCTCACCGCGCGCATCGACAAACCGAGCCCATCGACCCTGATCGGCAGCGGCAAGCTGGAAGAGGTCAAGGCGGCTGCCGAAGCCACCGGCGCGGATCTGGTGCTGGTCAACCACACCTTGTCGCCGGGTCAGGAGCGCAATCTGGAACGCTACCTGGAGCGGCGCGTGATCGACCGCACCGGGCTGATCCTGGACATCTTCGCGCAACGTGCGCGCAGCCATGAGGGCAAGCTGCAGGTGGAGCTGGCACAGTTGCGGCACATGGCCACCCGGCTGGTGCGCGGCTGGACCCACCTGGAGCGCCAGCGCGGCGGTGCGATCGGCCTGCGCGGCCCCGGCGAAACACAGCTGGAAACCGACCGCCGCCTGCTGCAGAAGCGCGTAGAGCAGTTGCAACAGCGGCTGGAAAAGGTCGAGGTGCAGCGCACCCAGATGCGCCGCGCGCGCATGCGCAGCGAATTGCCGCGCATTGCATTGGTCGGCTATACCAACGCCGGCAAATCGACGCTATTCAATGCGTTGACCGGTGCCGAGGCCTACGTGGCCGATCAATTGTTCGCCACGCTCGATCCCACCGTGCGCCGCATCGCGTTGCCGGGCGGCAGTGCGATCCTGGCCGATACGGTCGGCTTCGTACGCGATCTGCCGCACCAACTGGTCGCCGCGTTCCGCTCGACCCTGTCCGAAGCACGCGACGCCGATCTGTTGTTGCACATCGTCGATGCAGCCGACCCGTTGCGCGAAGAACGCATCCGCCAGGTCGATGAGGTGTTGCATGCCGTCGGCGCGGGCGATCTGCCGCAGCTGCTGGTGTTCAACAAGATCGACAAGATCGAGGGCGCGCAAGTGCGTCACGATGCACAGGACGGCATCCCCGACCAGGCGCGGCGCGAACGCGTGTGGGTCTCTGCGCGCGATGGACGCGGGTTGGAAGAGTTGCAACACGCACTCGGCCAGCGGCTGGATCTGCGTCATCTGACCGGACAGCTGCGGCTGCCGCCGTCGGCGGGGCGCTTGCGTTCCAAGCTGCATCAGCTGGAAGTGGTGCGTAACGAGCAATCCGACGAGGATGGCTGGTTGCTGGACGTCGATCTGCCGATGGTCGAAGCCGAGCGGCTCGCCGCCAGCGAAGACGGCGCACCGCTGCGCGCGATGCTGCCGGATCGCCGCGAAGACTGGGAATCGTGA
- a CDS encoding CinA family protein — MSMSADFELQQLAETLGQQLLAARERLVTAESCTGGWIAKAVTDVAGSSHWFDCGMAAYSYEAKQALLGVRPHTLEVHGAVSRETVIEMVSGALVNSGASIAVAVTGIAGPGGGSEDKPVGTVWIGWKRRGGYATAQLFQFNGDRDAVRRQTVVAALRGLSALL; from the coding sequence ATGTCCATGTCCGCCGATTTCGAACTGCAGCAGTTGGCCGAAACCCTTGGTCAGCAACTGCTTGCCGCGCGCGAGCGCCTGGTCACCGCCGAGAGCTGCACCGGCGGCTGGATCGCCAAGGCGGTGACGGATGTGGCGGGTTCGTCGCACTGGTTCGATTGCGGCATGGCCGCCTACAGCTACGAGGCCAAGCAGGCATTGCTCGGCGTGCGGCCGCATACGCTGGAAGTGCACGGTGCGGTCAGCCGCGAAACGGTGATCGAAATGGTCTCCGGTGCGCTGGTCAATTCCGGCGCCAGCATCGCCGTGGCGGTGACCGGCATTGCCGGGCCGGGTGGCGGCAGCGAGGACAAGCCGGTCGGCACGGTGTGGATCGGCTGGAAGCGTCGTGGTGGTTATGCCACTGCGCAGCTGTTCCAGTTCAACGGCGATCGCGATGCAGTGCGTCGGCAAACCGTGGTTGCGGCGCTGCGCGGTTTGAGCGCATTGCTATAG
- a CDS encoding TonB-dependent receptor, producing the protein MDQQRCTALALALFAGMQVSPLCAQAIAQPDPKEPATLAALKVTAQKREESLQNVPVVLSVLPEQLLQDSGVHDIKELQMLVPGLIVTSSQSAAQTTARIRGIGTVGDNAGLESSVGVVIDGVARARNGVSFADLGELERIEVLKGPQGTVFGKNTSAGVINVVTRRPSFTRSADAEITAGNFGALGITAAFNDALGDTSALRVYAARRRRDGFEQVVTGAGPRTATDDGDQNLRTARVQLLWEPTDDLDINLAADDTSRQENCCVTVTTERGPTAALIDALTPGGQGTTARADPHSRRAYSNRSTAQEIQDKGISAQVDWTTPWLSEAVLTSITAVRDWKSVNGLDFDYSAADILYRAPREDEMLTRFKTFSQELRLAGSGERLDWMVGAFYADETLHRNESYRFGSAYEPYLSSVLLARVNPALAARADATRFLADATGLPVGTLFRGQGSQDRFRQDGTSAALFTNNTWHATDALDVVVGLRYTYENKTLRSAFQNPDGSPACASYFAPSGQVDPAALRRIGAALVARGVPASAVPTIAPQVIGFTCLPWANVAHDGRRTEQQRTEREWSGTAKLAYRWNDALMTYVSAARGYKAGGFNLDRVQSSDGLSSGVQGILPVDDTAFPGEFVDSYELGAKSTWLGGNLLLNAALFYQDFSDFQLNNFLGTSFVVRAIPTVVSRGIDAEILWQGAVPGLMLQGGLSYTDTRYGDDLLPDADLALLPGSRLSFAPRWSANLSVTYERALGNRLTGRFNVGAKYSSEYNAGSDLDPQKSQPGYTLLNARLGIGANDKRWLLEAWAENLGNETYRQIVIDAPLQAGSWNAFLGAPRTYGVTLRLRY; encoded by the coding sequence ATGGACCAGCAACGTTGCACCGCGCTTGCGCTCGCACTTTTTGCGGGCATGCAGGTATCGCCGCTGTGTGCACAGGCAATCGCGCAGCCAGATCCAAAGGAGCCGGCAACGCTGGCAGCGCTCAAGGTCACTGCGCAAAAGCGCGAGGAATCGCTGCAGAACGTGCCGGTGGTGCTTTCGGTGCTTCCCGAGCAGCTGTTGCAGGACAGCGGCGTGCACGACATCAAGGAGCTGCAGATGCTGGTGCCCGGCTTGATCGTGACCAGCAGTCAAAGTGCAGCCCAGACCACCGCGCGCATTCGCGGCATCGGCACGGTTGGCGACAATGCCGGGCTCGAATCCTCGGTGGGTGTGGTCATCGATGGCGTGGCCCGCGCGCGCAACGGCGTGAGCTTTGCCGACCTGGGGGAGCTAGAGCGCATCGAAGTGTTGAAAGGCCCGCAAGGCACCGTGTTCGGCAAGAACACCTCGGCCGGTGTCATCAACGTGGTCACGCGCCGGCCCAGTTTTACCCGCAGTGCCGATGCCGAAATCACCGCGGGCAACTTTGGCGCGCTCGGGATTACCGCCGCCTTCAACGATGCGCTGGGCGACACCAGCGCATTACGCGTGTATGCCGCCAGACGGCGTCGCGATGGATTCGAGCAGGTGGTCACCGGCGCTGGTCCGCGCACCGCCACCGACGATGGCGACCAGAATCTGCGCACCGCGCGCGTGCAGCTTCTTTGGGAGCCCACCGATGATCTGGACATCAATCTGGCGGCCGACGACACCAGCCGCCAGGAAAATTGCTGCGTCACCGTGACCACCGAGCGCGGGCCGACCGCTGCGCTGATCGATGCGCTGACGCCGGGCGGGCAGGGCACCACTGCGCGTGCCGACCCGCACAGCAGGCGTGCCTACAGCAATCGCAGCACCGCGCAGGAGATTCAGGACAAGGGCATCTCGGCACAGGTGGACTGGACCACCCCGTGGTTGAGCGAGGCGGTGCTGACTTCGATCACCGCAGTGCGCGACTGGAAATCCGTCAACGGCCTGGATTTCGATTACAGCGCTGCAGACATTCTCTATCGCGCTCCGCGCGAGGACGAGATGCTGACCAGGTTCAAGACCTTCAGTCAGGAGCTGCGCCTGGCTGGATCGGGTGAGCGTCTCGATTGGATGGTCGGCGCGTTTTACGCAGACGAAACCCTGCATCGCAACGAGTCCTATCGCTTCGGCAGTGCTTACGAGCCGTATCTGTCCAGCGTGCTGCTTGCACGCGTCAATCCGGCGTTGGCCGCACGTGCGGATGCGACGCGCTTTCTCGCCGACGCCACCGGTCTGCCGGTTGGCACGCTGTTCCGTGGACAGGGGAGTCAGGACCGCTTTCGTCAGGATGGCACCAGCGCCGCGCTGTTCACCAACAACACCTGGCACGCCACCGACGCGCTGGATGTCGTGGTGGGGTTGCGCTACACCTACGAGAACAAAACGCTGCGATCGGCATTTCAGAATCCCGATGGAAGCCCGGCGTGTGCCAGTTATTTCGCGCCTAGCGGCCAGGTCGATCCGGCTGCATTACGGCGGATCGGTGCGGCGCTGGTGGCGCGCGGTGTGCCCGCATCTGCGGTGCCGACGATCGCACCGCAAGTGATCGGCTTCACCTGTCTGCCTTGGGCCAATGTCGCCCATGATGGTCGTCGGACCGAGCAGCAACGCACCGAGCGCGAGTGGTCCGGTACCGCCAAGCTGGCGTATCGCTGGAACGATGCGCTGATGACGTATGTGTCGGCGGCGCGTGGCTATAAGGCAGGCGGTTTCAATCTGGATCGCGTGCAGTCCTCCGATGGCTTGTCCAGCGGCGTGCAGGGCATCCTGCCGGTGGATGACACCGCGTTCCCGGGCGAGTTCGTCGACAGCTACGAGCTTGGCGCCAAGAGCACTTGGCTCGGTGGCAACCTGCTGTTGAATGCAGCCCTGTTCTATCAGGATTTCAGCGATTTTCAGCTCAACAACTTCCTGGGGACCAGCTTTGTGGTGCGTGCCATTCCCACCGTGGTGTCGCGCGGCATCGATGCCGAAATTCTGTGGCAGGGCGCAGTGCCTGGCCTGATGCTGCAAGGCGGGCTCAGCTATACCGACACCCGCTATGGCGACGATCTCTTACCGGATGCGGATCTGGCGCTGCTGCCGGGCAGCCGTTTGAGTTTTGCGCCGCGGTGGTCGGCCAATCTGTCGGTGACCTACGAACGCGCGCTTGGCAACCGGCTCACAGGCCGTTTCAACGTCGGCGCCAAGTACAGCTCCGAATACAACGCAGGCTCGGATCTGGATCCGCAAAAATCGCAACCGGGCTACACCTTGCTCAATGCGCGCCTGGGCATCGGCGCCAACGACAAGCGCTGGCTGCTGGAAGCATGGGCAGAAAATCTAGGCAATGAAACCTATCGGCAGATCGTCATCGACGCGCCACTCCAGGCTGGTTCGTGGAATGCGTTTCTGGGTGCGCCGCGCACGTATGGAGTGACGTTGCGGCTGCGCTATTGA
- the ubiB gene encoding 2-polyprenylphenol 6-hydroxylase: MWEALGTVRDLGRLQEIAAVLIRYGFGDVVRRIGLADVLERAGKLLHWHNAEGRLRLSAAMRVRRALEELGPTFVKLGQVLATRVDLLSQEWIEELSELQNAVPALPFEQIRPQLVAALGAEPESIFARLDEHPLAAASLAQTHRAWLADGTPVVLKIRRPGIGDTIDADLRLLARLTEIVETRAPDLKRYRPAEVVQQFTVSLRRELDFAAECRNAERIAANFANDPNVVVPKVYWEWTCDSLNVQEFIDGIPGRDLAAVDAAGLDRKALARTGAGIVVKMVLQDGCFHADPHPGNIFYLRDGRIAVIDFGMVGRVSEQRRFQVAQLLHGMVSYDAEAVIDVLLEWAGTNLDVDESRLQQDIGAFVDEYRGVPLKELRIGAMLGDVTSILRDHGLTLPSDLALMIKAFLTLEGMGRQLDPDFDMASEARPYLERVVLQRYAPSAMLRRSRRTVTGAIDLLGDLPRDLKRLLQAARRGKLQLHVETRALREFGEQVDRAANRLTMGIVTAALVIGSSIVMNSVGGSASRWLLALGVGGFIGAALCGIWILFSIWRSRR, from the coding sequence ATGTGGGAAGCGCTCGGCACCGTTCGTGACCTAGGGCGTCTGCAGGAAATCGCCGCGGTCCTGATTCGTTACGGGTTCGGCGATGTGGTGCGCCGCATTGGCTTGGCCGATGTGCTCGAGCGTGCCGGCAAGCTGTTGCACTGGCATAACGCCGAGGGCCGTTTGCGCCTGTCCGCCGCAATGCGCGTGCGGCGGGCCCTGGAAGAACTCGGGCCAACCTTCGTCAAGCTGGGGCAGGTACTGGCCACGCGTGTGGACCTGTTGTCGCAGGAGTGGATCGAAGAGTTGAGCGAGCTGCAGAACGCAGTGCCCGCGCTGCCGTTCGAGCAGATCCGTCCGCAACTGGTTGCAGCGCTGGGCGCCGAGCCTGAGAGCATCTTCGCGCGCCTTGACGAGCACCCGTTGGCTGCCGCATCGCTGGCGCAGACGCATCGGGCCTGGCTCGCCGATGGCACACCGGTGGTGTTGAAGATCCGTCGCCCCGGCATTGGCGACACCATCGATGCGGATCTGCGCTTGCTTGCCCGGCTGACGGAGATCGTGGAAACACGTGCCCCCGATCTGAAGCGCTATCGCCCCGCCGAAGTCGTGCAGCAGTTCACCGTGTCCCTGCGGCGCGAACTCGACTTCGCCGCCGAGTGCCGCAATGCCGAACGCATCGCCGCCAACTTCGCCAACGACCCCAATGTCGTGGTGCCGAAGGTGTATTGGGAGTGGACCTGCGACTCGCTGAACGTGCAGGAGTTCATCGACGGTATTCCCGGGCGCGATCTGGCCGCAGTCGATGCCGCCGGTCTGGACCGCAAGGCGCTCGCACGCACCGGTGCCGGCATCGTGGTCAAGATGGTGCTGCAGGATGGCTGCTTCCATGCCGATCCGCACCCGGGAAACATTTTCTATCTGCGCGACGGGCGCATCGCGGTGATCGACTTCGGGATGGTCGGGCGCGTCTCCGAACAGCGCCGGTTCCAGGTCGCGCAACTGCTGCACGGCATGGTGAGCTACGACGCCGAAGCGGTCATCGACGTGCTGCTGGAATGGGCCGGCACCAATCTGGATGTCGATGAGTCGCGCTTGCAGCAGGACATCGGCGCCTTCGTCGACGAGTATCGTGGCGTGCCGTTGAAGGAACTGCGCATCGGCGCAATGCTTGGCGATGTCACTTCCATCCTGCGCGATCACGGGCTCACGTTGCCCTCGGATCTGGCGCTGATGATCAAGGCGTTTCTCACGCTCGAAGGCATGGGCCGCCAACTCGATCCGGATTTCGATATGGCCAGCGAAGCGCGCCCGTATCTTGAACGCGTGGTACTGCAGCGTTACGCACCGAGTGCGATGTTGCGGCGCAGCCGGCGTACCGTGACCGGGGCGATCGATCTACTTGGCGATCTGCCGCGCGACCTCAAACGGCTGCTGCAGGCCGCGCGTCGCGGCAAGCTGCAACTGCATGTCGAAACGCGTGCGTTGCGCGAGTTCGGCGAGCAGGTCGATCGCGCCGCCAATCGGCTCACCATGGGTATTGTCACTGCCGCCTTGGTGATCGGCTCGTCGATCGTCATGAACAGCGTCGGCGGCAGTGCCAGTCGCTGGCTGCTGGCGTTGGGTGTTGGCGGGTTCATCGGTGCGGCACTGTGCGGTATCTGGATCCTGTTCTCGATCTGGCGCAGCCGGCGCTAG
- the lexA gene encoding transcriptional repressor LexA has protein sequence MELTDTQQAILALIAERIDADGVPPSQTEIARAFGFKGVRAAQYHLEALEQAGAIRRVPGQARGIRLAGRGAQSRTPPASEPVRDDVLRLPVLGRVAAGLPIGADIGSDDFVVLDRVFFSPSPDYLLKVQGDSMRDEGIFNGDLIGVHRTRDARSGQIVVARIDEEITVKLLKIGKDRIRLLPRNPDYAPIEVLPDQDFAIEGLYCGLLRPNR, from the coding sequence ATGGAACTGACCGATACCCAGCAAGCAATCCTGGCCTTGATCGCCGAGCGCATCGACGCCGATGGCGTACCGCCCTCGCAAACCGAGATCGCGCGTGCGTTCGGCTTCAAGGGTGTGCGTGCGGCGCAATATCACCTGGAGGCGCTGGAGCAGGCGGGCGCGATCCGTCGTGTTCCGGGTCAAGCGCGTGGCATCCGTCTGGCCGGGCGGGGCGCGCAGTCGCGCACACCGCCGGCCAGCGAGCCTGTCCGCGATGACGTATTGCGCCTGCCAGTGCTGGGCCGCGTTGCAGCGGGCCTGCCGATCGGCGCGGATATCGGCTCGGACGACTTCGTGGTGCTGGATCGGGTGTTCTTCTCGCCCTCGCCGGACTATCTGCTGAAAGTGCAGGGCGATTCGATGCGCGACGAAGGCATCTTCAACGGCGACCTGATCGGTGTGCATCGCACCCGTGACGCGCGCTCGGGGCAGATCGTGGTCGCCCGGATCGATGAAGAGATCACAGTCAAACTGTTGAAAATCGGCAAGGACCGGATTCGACTGCTGCCGCGCAACCCGGACTACGCGCCGATCGAAGTGTTGCCGGATCAGGATTTCGCGATCGAGGGCTTGTATTGCGGGCTATTGAGGCCAAATCGTTGA
- the recA gene encoding recombinase RecA encodes MDENKKRALSAALSQIEKQFGKGSVMRMGDRAIEAVEVIPTGSLMLDIALGIGGLPKGRVVEIYGPEASGKTTLTLQAIAECQKKGGTAAFIDAEHALDPIYAAKLGVNVDDLLLSQPDTGEQALEIADMLVRSSSVDIVVIDSVAALTPKAEIEGEMGDQLPGLQARLMSQALRKLTGNIKRSNTLVVFINQLRHKIGVMMPGQSPEVTTGGNALKFYASVRLDIRRIGAIKKGDEIIGNQTKIKVVKNKLAPPFKQVVTEILYGEGISREGELIDMGVEAKLVEKAGAWYSYGEERIGQGKDNARTYLRDNPQVAIKLEAELREKFQPAEAPREAGDDAEKE; translated from the coding sequence ATGGATGAGAACAAAAAGCGCGCCCTTTCCGCAGCACTGAGCCAGATCGAAAAGCAATTCGGCAAGGGTTCGGTCATGCGCATGGGCGACCGCGCCATCGAGGCGGTCGAAGTCATTCCCACCGGTTCATTGATGCTGGACATCGCACTCGGCATCGGTGGTCTGCCCAAGGGCCGTGTGGTCGAAATCTACGGGCCGGAAGCATCGGGCAAGACCACTCTGACCCTGCAGGCGATCGCCGAATGCCAGAAGAAGGGCGGCACTGCAGCCTTTATCGATGCCGAGCATGCGCTGGACCCGATCTATGCCGCCAAGTTGGGCGTCAACGTCGACGACCTGCTGCTGTCGCAGCCCGATACCGGTGAGCAGGCGCTGGAAATCGCCGACATGCTGGTGCGTTCGAGCTCGGTGGACATCGTGGTGATCGACTCGGTCGCCGCGCTGACCCCGAAGGCGGAAATCGAAGGCGAGATGGGCGACCAGCTGCCGGGTCTGCAGGCACGTCTGATGAGCCAGGCGCTGCGCAAGCTGACCGGCAACATCAAGCGCTCCAATACCCTGGTGGTCTTCATCAACCAGCTGCGCCACAAGATCGGCGTGATGATGCCGGGCCAGAGTCCGGAAGTGACCACCGGCGGCAATGCGCTGAAGTTCTATGCCTCGGTGCGTCTGGATATCCGCCGTATCGGCGCGATCAAGAAGGGCGATGAAATCATCGGCAACCAGACCAAGATCAAGGTGGTCAAGAACAAGCTGGCGCCTCCGTTCAAGCAGGTCGTGACTGAAATCCTCTACGGCGAAGGCATCAGCCGCGAGGGCGAATTGATCGACATGGGCGTGGAAGCCAAGCTGGTCGAGAAGGCTGGCGCCTGGTACAGCTATGGCGAAGAGCGCATCGGGCAGGGCAAGGACAATGCGCGTACCTATCTGCGCGACAACCCGCAGGTTGCGATCAAGCTGGAAGCCGAGCTGCGCGAAAAGTTCCAGCCCGCCGAAGCGCCGCGTGAAGCCGGCGACGACGCCGAGAAGGAATAA
- the recX gene encoding recombination regulator RecX: protein MDEQEPAPKRGRRFKEQTPVQRALGLLVRREHSRKELNRKLLARGIEPEAAEAAVERLAGEGWQDDTRFAASVVRNRAGSGYGPLHIRAELGTHGLDSEAISAAMATFEGDWTENAHDLIRRRFGEQGPVDLPQRRKAADLLARRGFDGNSIRSATRFDLED from the coding sequence ATGGACGAGCAAGAGCCCGCGCCAAAGCGGGGACGCCGGTTCAAGGAGCAGACACCGGTCCAACGCGCACTCGGATTGCTGGTGCGTCGCGAGCATTCGCGCAAGGAATTGAACCGCAAGCTGTTGGCACGCGGCATAGAGCCGGAAGCTGCCGAGGCTGCCGTCGAGCGTCTCGCTGGTGAAGGCTGGCAGGACGACACCCGGTTTGCGGCGTCGGTCGTTCGTAATCGTGCAGGCTCGGGCTACGGTCCACTGCATATTCGCGCCGAACTCGGAACCCATGGCCTGGATAGCGAGGCCATCAGTGCTGCCATGGCGACCTTTGAAGGCGATTGGACCGAAAACGCACACGATTTGATCCGTCGTCGGTTCGGCGAGCAGGGTCCAGTGGATCTGCCGCAGCGGCGCAAGGCTGCCGATCTGTTGGCCCGGCGTGGTTTTGACGGCAACAGCATTCGTAGCGCCACGCGCTTCGACCTTGAGGACTGA